The proteins below come from a single Bacillus horti genomic window:
- the flgK gene encoding flagellar hook-associated protein FlgK yields MISSFHGLELAKRGLFAQQTSLTTTGHNIANANTPGYSRQRVNLVASNAFHSPSMNRVQIPGQLGTGVTFDSITRIRESFLDDQFRTQAQAFGNWKIRADSLSKIEDIFNEPSDVGFQSVIEEFWDAWQDLSVSPDIAGAVLKERALALIDTFKHVDTKLAELSQDLTTSINLKASEANTFITQIASLNQEIRRIEGIGNNANDLRDQRDLIVDKLSQIADINVTEDANGMYNVALTNGAVLVQGNAPTLFGDGVAVEQVSGGEIAGMIASRDQIVNEYQAQLDAMFKGLIYGEVSVRIPEGSVLPLDVEYGPADNRQTLTAGEPVPAGGIDVTVNGINGLHQLGWTFDEDENGNAIPGGPFFIPADEENFSIQNVQLNPDIMNNLDRIAVSWRAEQVDGVTKVIKGNNHLALAMAQLRDSQFSFTPTVGPAQTATFDQYFRSIMGALGVQAQEAERQMSNHLLIMDKVENNRQSISGVSIDEEMANMIKFQHAYNASARMMTTIDQSLDTIINRMGLVGR; encoded by the coding sequence ATGATCTCGAGCTTTCATGGATTGGAATTAGCTAAACGCGGTTTGTTTGCTCAACAGACGTCATTAACGACAACGGGACATAATATTGCAAACGCGAATACACCAGGATATTCTAGGCAACGCGTTAATTTGGTCGCTTCCAATGCCTTTCATTCCCCTAGTATGAATAGAGTCCAAATCCCAGGGCAATTAGGGACAGGAGTAACGTTTGATTCTATTACACGAATTAGAGAATCTTTTTTAGATGATCAATTTCGTACTCAGGCCCAAGCGTTCGGAAATTGGAAGATTAGAGCGGATTCTTTAAGTAAGATTGAGGACATTTTTAATGAGCCAAGTGATGTGGGCTTTCAATCTGTTATTGAAGAGTTTTGGGACGCTTGGCAGGATCTAAGTGTATCGCCTGATATAGCTGGAGCTGTTTTAAAGGAGCGAGCTTTAGCGTTAATAGATACATTTAAACATGTAGACACAAAGCTAGCAGAGCTAAGTCAGGATTTAACTACAAGCATTAATCTAAAAGCAAGTGAAGCTAACACCTTCATTACCCAAATAGCCTCTTTAAATCAGGAAATTCGTAGGATTGAGGGTATCGGTAATAATGCGAATGATTTAAGAGACCAAAGAGATTTAATCGTTGACAAATTATCTCAGATTGCTGATATAAACGTGACTGAGGATGCTAACGGCATGTACAACGTTGCTTTAACGAACGGAGCTGTTTTGGTTCAAGGTAATGCTCCTACACTATTTGGGGATGGCGTCGCTGTAGAGCAAGTTAGTGGTGGAGAAATTGCCGGAATGATTGCTTCACGTGATCAAATTGTCAATGAATATCAGGCACAGCTAGATGCTATGTTTAAAGGCTTAATATACGGGGAGGTAAGTGTCAGAATTCCCGAAGGAAGTGTGCTCCCTTTAGATGTTGAGTATGGCCCTGCTGATAATCGTCAAACCTTAACGGCTGGAGAACCTGTTCCTGCAGGTGGAATTGACGTTACAGTCAATGGAATTAACGGATTACACCAATTAGGTTGGACATTTGACGAAGATGAGAATGGTAACGCCATTCCTGGTGGTCCATTTTTTATTCCGGCTGATGAAGAGAATTTCTCAATTCAAAATGTACAATTAAATCCAGATATCATGAACAACCTAGACCGTATTGCAGTTTCTTGGCGAGCGGAACAAGTTGATGGAGTGACAAAGGTAATCAAAGGAAACAATCACTTAGCCTTAGCCATGGCTCAGCTACGTGATTCACAATTTTCCTTTACTCCTACTGTTGGTCCAGCACAAACCGCGACGTTTGATCAGTACTTTAGATCCATTATGGGAGCATTAGGTGTTCAAGCTCAAGAGGCTGAGAGACAGATGTCTAATCATCTTCTTATCATGGACAAAGTAGAAAACAATCGCCAGTCGATTAGTGGTGTTTCTATAGATGAAGAAATGGCGAATATGATTAAGTTTCAGCATGCCTATAATGCTTCAGCACGGATGATGACAACTATTGATCAGTCCCTAGATACGATTATTAATCGTATGGGCTTAGTTGGCCGTTAA
- a CDS encoding flagellar protein FlgN has translation MLQPIIASLDSLHATHEELLALSTKKREALIQSDLEQIVSINKEESKLLKQVGQQEKERLELVAAFLQASGKGDLEGTLSDIIEVISDLEQKRVVEEKAYNLQVTLLELQEVNITNANLLTDSMHFVQYSLDLFTDSSDQHNYQKNASQSKGEGVRRSIFDTRA, from the coding sequence ATGCTTCAGCCTATTATCGCAAGCTTAGACAGCTTACACGCTACTCATGAAGAACTGCTTGCTTTATCAACAAAGAAAAGAGAGGCTTTAATCCAAAGTGATCTCGAGCAAATTGTGAGTATAAATAAGGAAGAATCGAAGCTGCTCAAACAGGTCGGTCAGCAGGAGAAAGAACGTTTAGAGCTTGTTGCTGCTTTTCTGCAGGCGAGTGGCAAGGGAGATCTTGAAGGGACCTTGAGTGACATTATTGAGGTCATCTCCGATTTGGAGCAGAAGCGAGTTGTGGAGGAGAAGGCTTATAATCTACAAGTTACACTATTAGAGCTACAAGAAGTAAATATAACGAATGCTAATCTCCTTACTGACTCCATGCATTTTGTTCAGTATTCATTAGATCTTTTTACAGATTCATCGGATCAGCATAATTATCAAAAGAACGCTTCACAGTCAAAGGGCGAAGGAGTTAGAAGAAGTATTTTTGATACCAGAGCCTAA
- the flgM gene encoding flagellar biosynthesis anti-sigma factor FlgM codes for MDAMKGRQREVIMMKINKPSNSGFINPYQKTQNKTQVSKAAQAKRKDQVQISDQAKAMLGNKVNTDPVHQQKVKELKQQVQNGEYQVDSRKVAEKMYQFWFGED; via the coding sequence ATGGATGCAATGAAAGGTAGACAAAGGGAAGTGATTATGATGAAGATTAACAAACCATCAAACTCGGGCTTTATTAACCCGTATCAAAAAACACAGAATAAAACACAGGTATCTAAAGCAGCTCAAGCTAAGAGAAAGGATCAGGTGCAAATTTCTGATCAGGCTAAGGCCATGCTTGGAAACAAGGTCAACACTGATCCGGTTCATCAGCAGAAGGTTAAGGAGCTTAAGCAGCAGGTACAGAACGGTGAGTATCAGGTGGACAGTCGCAAAGTAGCGGAGAAAATGTATCAATTTTGGTTTGGTGAGGATTGA
- a CDS encoding TIGR03826 family flagellar region protein codes for MGFNQLDNCPKCGTLFVKGVRDVCNSCFEEEEKAYNAVANYLRKSENKKANINQVSEDTEVSIKLITKFIKQKRISLIGLPNMGYPCESCGVMTREGQLCSSCRDKFTKGAEKQNRQLRQEIEENQYKVKDTGYMHHKDKI; via the coding sequence ATGGGTTTCAATCAATTGGATAACTGTCCGAAATGTGGCACATTATTTGTAAAAGGTGTACGGGATGTGTGTAATTCCTGCTTTGAAGAAGAGGAAAAGGCGTATAACGCCGTAGCGAATTATCTGCGTAAGTCAGAAAATAAGAAAGCTAACATTAATCAGGTTAGTGAGGATACAGAGGTTAGCATTAAGCTGATCACTAAATTCATCAAACAGAAGAGAATCTCCCTCATAGGCTTGCCTAATATGGGCTACCCTTGTGAATCATGCGGTGTGATGACAAGAGAAGGTCAGCTTTGCTCCTCCTGCCGTGACAAGTTCACTAAAGGAGCGGAAAAGCAAAATAGGCAGCTTAGGCAGGAAATTGAAGAGAATCAATATAAGGTCAAGGATACAGGATACATGCATCATAAGGATAAAATATAG
- a CDS encoding ComF family protein, with translation MNCLHCQSRMSTPFRWTDLFTFSIFRANPLLPVAEWLCFNCQNQIKWLEKELCPICSRQLDSLDSTFIRKHKEQTICYDCYRWKLWEEQMGMGMILEKNVSAVSYTPIVQEWMEQFKYRKDTRLAYFLASLIVNKALPRLDREEMDMILPIPLSAMRARERGFNQAERLADCLASALQLEVTSDILTMKDDLFKQSKKSRDERLAEMLKKFLKNQQSQVDIYKKRVLLLDDVYTTGATLYAAAFILRQEGAATVTSLTLAR, from the coding sequence ATGAACTGCCTACATTGTCAAAGTCGTATGAGCACACCTTTTCGTTGGACGGATCTTTTCACTTTTTCTATTTTTCGAGCAAATCCCCTCCTACCTGTTGCAGAATGGCTTTGTTTCAATTGCCAAAATCAGATAAAATGGTTAGAGAAGGAGCTTTGTCCCATTTGCTCCCGTCAGCTGGACTCTTTAGACAGCACATTTATCCGAAAGCATAAGGAGCAGACGATTTGCTATGACTGCTATCGCTGGAAGCTGTGGGAGGAGCAAATGGGGATGGGGATGATCTTAGAGAAGAACGTGAGCGCGGTATCCTACACTCCCATTGTTCAGGAATGGATGGAGCAGTTTAAGTATAGAAAGGACACTAGACTAGCTTACTTCTTAGCTTCACTCATTGTTAATAAAGCTCTTCCTAGGCTTGATCGAGAGGAAATGGATATGATCCTACCCATTCCTCTATCTGCGATGCGGGCTAGAGAAAGAGGATTTAACCAAGCAGAAAGACTGGCTGATTGCCTTGCCTCGGCGTTACAACTGGAGGTTACAAGTGACATTTTAACGATGAAGGATGACCTTTTTAAGCAAAGTAAAAAGAGCCGGGACGAAAGATTAGCAGAAATGTTGAAAAAGTTCCTTAAAAATCAGCAGAGTCAGGTCGATATATATAAAAAGAGAGTTTTATTACTAGATGATGTATATACCACTGGTGCGACCCTGTACGCTGCTGCATTTATACTAAGACAAGAAGGAGCGGCTACCGTCACTAGCCTAACCTTAGCGAGATAA
- a CDS encoding DEAD/DEAH box helicase: METEFIIYQICTAEQAHHTPPHALPESQGTDNQYSLHQIAVNQSNLELPQWYITPHVAYEFVDIPFWKRMEQSLGLSIQVEVQYTLKHIAELEKREVQNLFRHSQSQDATQDQGEYLDAQLLGQSPVYLLKQLCSHTPSQGSSSKSPVHSHLLTHNQVPISSVHSHSLTHNQVPISTVHADSSTHYQRVPALAIHLTPIEQQLAQALAGRRLVLSEIESACTAHNIPLDQQPTKKTQLLFLLQRLYLSGYIEWMSPIAYQHNAYGLLEHAFCRRCGHLEPQDVAQSSFLKGWFHQLKVIKNKYIQTKLTLIPLRTCLSCHSDLCLYCPTCLQLGISKSCEPYVLFKTPPAVLQLNHKTKKEAKVAQEAKGAKVAQEAKVAFEWKESLSPAQQKASDQLVAFAAKKDKCSIQEHHSKPCSESANKDLSMNKQTINEKCSNEEHEYLVWAVCGAGKTEIIFAALYEALCQSQKLMITSPRKDVILELAPRLKSAFPSTKIVVLHGDSTEKYDQGELFLATTHQCLRFYQAFDLVIVDEVDAFPYSFDKMLQFAVRRAKKEQGKLIYLSATPSKKLQDRAEKGTLPYSLIAKRYHGHPLAVPTIQAVGKWRKWILSSTVSTELSEFIGGMIQQKRYGYLFVPHVKDLPHVSSYIEKVLLPYLSSKGINPEDSFKMDSVYAEHPDRADIVQRFRRHDIHLLLTTTILERGVTIPFCDVGVLGADDPVFHTAALIQMAGRAGRKIQDPVGSVSFFPESITDSQAECVKQIKRWNAE, encoded by the coding sequence ATGGAAACAGAATTTATAATCTATCAAATATGTACCGCTGAACAGGCACATCACACCCCACCGCATGCACTGCCAGAGTCTCAAGGGACTGACAATCAATACTCTTTACACCAAATAGCTGTCAACCAATCAAATTTAGAACTACCACAATGGTATATCACTCCCCATGTTGCGTACGAATTTGTTGATATTCCATTTTGGAAGAGGATGGAGCAAAGCTTGGGACTATCCATACAAGTAGAAGTACAATATACGCTCAAACATATTGCTGAGCTTGAGAAGCGGGAAGTTCAAAACCTTTTCAGGCATTCCCAGAGTCAGGATGCTACCCAAGATCAAGGTGAGTATTTAGACGCTCAGCTCCTAGGTCAATCTCCTGTCTACCTTCTGAAACAGCTTTGTAGTCACACACCCTCCCAAGGATCATCTTCAAAATCACCCGTTCATTCACACTTACTTACCCATAATCAGGTTCCAATTTCATCCGTTCATTCACACTCACTTACCCATAACCAGGTTCCAATTTCAACTGTTCATGCGGACTCATCTACACATTACCAACGTGTTCCAGCTTTAGCGATTCATCTAACTCCTATAGAGCAACAACTTGCTCAAGCGTTAGCTGGTAGAAGATTAGTCCTTAGTGAAATAGAATCAGCTTGCACAGCACATAATATTCCACTTGATCAACAGCCTACCAAGAAAACTCAGCTTCTTTTCCTTCTACAACGCCTGTATCTATCTGGTTATATTGAATGGATGTCACCGATCGCTTATCAGCACAACGCTTATGGATTGCTAGAGCATGCCTTCTGCCGTAGATGTGGACATTTAGAGCCACAAGATGTAGCTCAATCCTCCTTTTTAAAAGGATGGTTCCATCAGTTGAAAGTAATCAAAAATAAATATATACAAACAAAGCTTACCCTTATCCCCCTCCGAACGTGTCTTTCCTGTCACAGTGATCTCTGCCTATATTGTCCGACCTGTTTGCAGCTAGGAATTTCGAAGTCATGTGAGCCGTACGTTCTGTTCAAGACTCCTCCAGCAGTATTGCAGCTAAATCATAAGACAAAAAAAGAAGCCAAAGTAGCTCAAGAAGCCAAAGGAGCCAAAGTAGCTCAAGAAGCCAAAGTAGCCTTTGAATGGAAGGAATCCTTAAGTCCAGCCCAACAAAAAGCCTCCGATCAGTTAGTTGCTTTCGCTGCTAAAAAGGATAAATGTTCCATACAGGAACATCATTCCAAACCTTGCTCTGAGAGTGCAAACAAGGATTTAAGTATGAATAAACAGACTATAAATGAAAAATGTTCAAACGAGGAACATGAGTATCTAGTTTGGGCCGTTTGTGGTGCTGGAAAAACGGAGATCATTTTTGCCGCTTTGTATGAGGCTCTATGTCAGAGCCAGAAATTAATGATTACATCTCCCCGTAAGGACGTTATCTTAGAGCTTGCTCCGCGTCTTAAATCAGCCTTTCCATCCACAAAAATCGTTGTGCTTCATGGAGATAGTACGGAGAAATATGACCAAGGTGAGCTTTTTCTAGCCACAACTCATCAGTGTCTCAGGTTTTATCAAGCGTTTGATCTAGTCATAGTTGATGAAGTAGACGCTTTTCCCTACAGCTTTGATAAAATGCTTCAATTTGCTGTGCGCCGAGCGAAAAAGGAGCAAGGAAAGCTTATCTACCTTAGTGCTACTCCGTCTAAAAAGCTCCAGGATCGAGCAGAAAAAGGAACACTACCCTACTCTTTAATTGCCAAGCGGTATCATGGTCATCCTTTAGCCGTTCCTACCATTCAAGCGGTGGGAAAGTGGAGAAAATGGATTCTCTCAAGCACCGTCTCTACTGAACTAAGTGAATTTATAGGAGGGATGATCCAGCAAAAACGCTATGGCTACCTATTTGTTCCACATGTAAAAGATCTGCCTCACGTCTCTTCCTATATAGAAAAGGTTCTCTTACCCTACTTATCTAGCAAAGGAATTAATCCAGAGGACAGCTTTAAAATGGACAGTGTCTACGCCGAGCATCCAGATCGAGCAGACATTGTTCAGCGTTTTCGCCGTCACGATATTCATCTCCTATTGACCACTACCATTTTAGAACGAGGTGTAACGATACCCTTTTGTGATGTAGGGGTGTTAGGAGCGGATGACCCTGTTTTCCACACTGCAGCTCTTATTCAAATGGCTGGACGAGCAGGAAGGAAGATTCAAGATCCAGTAGGGAGTGTGTCCTTTTTTCCTGAAAGTATAACGGATTCTCAGGCGGAGTGTGTAAAGCAAATTAAGAGGTGGAACGCTGAGTAG
- a CDS encoding YaaR family protein has translation MRIENHVNTRIEPMKKENLGAQPKANFAQLVAQSSLRMQEGALQQLVNRIHDSGERLGKHMTMENLREYKKLVKQFLNEAVEYGIELQERQGFNSRGRPRSYKIVEEVDKKLIDLTNQILDDEKNQLEILSLVGDIKGLLINLYS, from the coding sequence TTGCGTATTGAGAACCACGTAAATACCCGAATCGAACCAATGAAAAAAGAAAACCTTGGGGCTCAGCCTAAGGCAAACTTCGCGCAGCTTGTCGCCCAATCTAGCTTAAGAATGCAAGAGGGTGCCTTACAGCAGCTTGTTAATCGCATTCACGATAGTGGAGAGCGATTAGGGAAGCACATGACGATGGAGAACCTTAGAGAATATAAGAAGCTAGTGAAGCAATTTCTGAACGAAGCAGTAGAGTACGGTATCGAGCTTCAAGAGAGACAGGGCTTTAACTCTAGAGGTAGACCACGTAGCTACAAGATTGTGGAAGAGGTTGATAAGAAGCTTATTGATCTGACTAATCAAATTTTAGATGATGAGAAAAACCAGCTTGAAATACTTTCCCTTGTGGGAGATATTAAAGGGCTACTGATTAATTTATATTCTTAA
- a CDS encoding response regulator, whose product MNQTDEVNILLVDDHKIFREGVKRILEMEACFNIVGEGSDGFEALSLVEALRPDILLLDINMPNMNGVEAMEQIVSSSPETKVIILSIHDEEAYVYKTLQSGANGYLLKEMDIDSLIEAVKVVSSGGAYIHPKVTGKLIDEFRRIKVEQEVEAERYSEQGSGAMLLDEYTIPYHLLTKRECEVLQLMAEGKSNRRIGDILYISEKTVKNHVSNILQKMKVHDRTQAVVEAIKNHWVKL is encoded by the coding sequence ATGAATCAAACGGACGAAGTGAATATTCTACTCGTAGATGACCACAAAATTTTTCGTGAAGGTGTAAAGAGGATACTAGAGATGGAGGCTTGCTTTAACATCGTGGGAGAAGGATCAGATGGATTTGAGGCTCTTTCTCTTGTTGAAGCCCTAAGACCCGACATTCTGTTACTAGATATCAATATGCCTAATATGAATGGGGTTGAAGCGATGGAACAGATCGTTTCTTCATCTCCAGAAACAAAGGTTATTATCTTATCTATTCATGATGAAGAAGCCTACGTGTATAAAACCCTACAATCTGGAGCAAACGGCTATCTTCTAAAGGAAATGGATATTGATTCCCTGATTGAAGCTGTGAAGGTTGTTTCCTCAGGTGGTGCGTATATCCATCCTAAGGTTACGGGTAAGCTCATTGATGAGTTTCGTAGAATTAAAGTGGAGCAAGAGGTCGAGGCGGAGCGCTACTCCGAGCAAGGTTCTGGTGCTATGCTACTCGATGAGTATACGATTCCCTATCACCTATTAACAAAGCGTGAGTGTGAGGTCCTACAGCTGATGGCTGAAGGAAAAAGCAATAGACGTATCGGAGACATTTTATATATCAGCGAAAAAACGGTCAAAAACCACGTCAGCAACATCCTACAAAAAATGAAGGTCCATGACCGGACCCAAGCGGTTGTTGAAGCGATCAAAAATCATTGGGTGAAGCTGTAG
- a CDS encoding sensor histidine kinase — MAHIVLRMELVERVLHQEGMDQAIAELKKVKESTREGLADVRRIIFDLRPMALDDLGLIPTLNKYIEKLMSNHPILIELKMFGKEIRPTPAMEVAVFRLVQEALNNIIKHAQTREAHIKLEFQAERIYVIVKDNGIGFDPDKELKSGFGLIGMQERVKLLNGHMVVQSSPGNGTKLLIVLPIQKDQLEEGINHESNGRSEYSTRR; from the coding sequence ATGGCTCATATCGTTTTGCGTATGGAATTAGTAGAGCGAGTCCTGCATCAAGAAGGAATGGATCAGGCGATTGCTGAATTAAAGAAAGTGAAGGAAAGTACAAGAGAGGGTTTAGCGGACGTAAGGCGAATTATTTTTGATCTACGACCGATGGCTTTGGATGATTTAGGACTCATACCCACCTTGAACAAATACATAGAGAAGTTGATGAGCAATCATCCTATTCTTATCGAATTGAAGATGTTTGGAAAGGAAATACGTCCCACACCAGCTATGGAGGTTGCCGTTTTCAGGCTCGTCCAAGAAGCACTTAACAACATCATAAAGCATGCACAGACACGTGAAGCTCATATTAAACTAGAATTTCAAGCAGAGCGTATCTATGTCATTGTCAAAGACAATGGGATCGGTTTTGATCCGGACAAGGAGCTCAAAAGTGGCTTCGGTCTAATCGGCATGCAGGAACGTGTCAAACTACTTAATGGGCATATGGTTGTTCAATCTTCACCAGGAAACGGAACAAAACTATTAATTGTCCTACCTATTCAAAAAGATCAACTGGAGGAGGGAATAAATCATGAATCAAACGGACGAAGTGAATATTCTACTCGTAGATGA
- the metK gene encoding methionine adenosyltransferase: MTLKKGHRLFTSESVTEGHPDKMCDQISDVILDAILEKDPNARVACEVSVSTGLVLVAGEITTECYVDIPKLVRQTIKEIGYTRAKYGFDAETCSVLTAINEQSPDIAQGVNQALEAREGSMTDKEIEAIGAGDQGLMFGFACKETPELMPLPISLSHKLARRLSEVRKDETIDYLRPDAKTQVTVEYDDQNQPVRIDTIVISTQHHPEASQEQIKKDLMEKVIIPTVPAEWLDGNTKYFINPTGRFVIGGPQGDAGLTGRKIIVDTYGGYARHGGGAFSGKDPTKVDRSAAYAARYVAKNIVAADLADKVEVQVAYAIGVAQPVSIAVDTFGTGKLSDDELAEIVRKTFDLRPAGIIKELDLRRPIYRQTAAYGHFGRTDLNVPWENTDKVQALQALAQK; encoded by the coding sequence ATGACCTTAAAGAAAGGCCATCGTTTATTTACTTCAGAATCTGTAACAGAGGGACATCCAGATAAAATGTGTGATCAGATCTCGGATGTGATTTTAGACGCTATTCTTGAAAAAGATCCAAACGCTCGTGTAGCGTGTGAGGTCTCTGTGAGTACAGGATTGGTTCTAGTTGCAGGTGAGATTACAACAGAATGTTATGTAGATATTCCAAAGCTGGTTCGTCAAACGATTAAAGAAATTGGATATACAAGAGCGAAGTATGGCTTTGATGCTGAAACCTGCTCTGTACTTACTGCGATCAATGAGCAGTCTCCAGATATTGCTCAAGGGGTGAATCAAGCTCTTGAAGCACGTGAAGGTAGTATGACAGATAAAGAAATCGAAGCTATCGGTGCTGGAGATCAGGGACTTATGTTTGGCTTTGCTTGTAAAGAAACACCTGAGCTTATGCCATTACCTATTTCTCTTTCTCATAAGCTAGCTCGCCGTCTTAGTGAAGTGAGAAAGGATGAAACGATTGATTATCTTCGTCCAGATGCAAAAACTCAAGTAACGGTTGAATATGATGATCAAAATCAGCCTGTACGTATAGATACGATCGTTATTTCTACACAGCATCATCCAGAGGCTAGCCAAGAGCAAATCAAAAAGGACTTAATGGAAAAAGTAATCATTCCTACCGTTCCAGCAGAGTGGTTGGACGGGAATACGAAATATTTTATTAACCCTACTGGCCGCTTTGTTATTGGTGGACCTCAAGGAGATGCAGGTCTAACTGGCCGTAAAATTATTGTAGACACGTACGGTGGATATGCTCGTCATGGAGGCGGAGCATTTTCCGGTAAGGATCCAACGAAAGTGGACCGCTCTGCCGCTTATGCTGCTCGTTACGTAGCGAAAAACATCGTAGCTGCTGATTTAGCCGATAAGGTTGAAGTACAGGTGGCGTATGCGATTGGAGTGGCACAGCCTGTTTCTATCGCTGTCGATACGTTTGGTACAGGGAAGCTCTCCGATGATGAGCTTGCTGAGATCGTGCGTAAGACATTCGACCTACGCCCTGCAGGTATTATTAAGGAGCTAGATTTGCGTCGTCCAATCTATCGCCAAACGGCTGCTTACGGACACTTTGGCCGTACAGACTTAAATGTCCCTTGGGAAAATACAGATAAAGTGCAAGCACTTCAAGCATTAGCTCAAAAATAA
- a CDS encoding aspartyl-phosphate phosphatase Spo0E family protein has protein sequence MVHKLDSLYAEVEIKRYVLHEKVKVYQDFSHPDIVEISQELDILLNEINELERQK, from the coding sequence TTGGTTCATAAACTAGACAGCTTGTATGCAGAAGTTGAGATTAAGAGATATGTCCTCCATGAGAAGGTGAAGGTCTATCAGGACTTTTCTCATCCAGATATCGTAGAAATTAGCCAAGAGCTTGATATTTTGTTAAATGAAATCAATGAACTTGAACGTCAAAAATAA
- a CDS encoding acyltransferase: MSLKRKYIEEIDLVRGLAILGVLFVHATSFPMVELAEHSRAYPLYLILNKFGKLGTPTFIFLSSLVLFYTYYHRTLNRERLQHFYSQRLSFIIVPYLLWSVAFYMLRLTGGFENMDGVQNFDWSRFLGHDLLWGKAHAHLYFVIISIQFYIIFPLLLLLLQKQKGLVKWIFLIGFLGQWGFFFYNNLAEVKVTYKGSIALSYLSYYTLGAFVGVYYESVTAWLKKKAKLMVPIVTLAWLASGAFHAYIHYPAYKYGDWFNSRWYEFGWNMYTLISVLMLYYVALWFIHKAPRLWRSVLAKLGLVSFGIYLIHPMVLYFWRKYVEASEIPIVFHLQILGAWSAALFVSWLIVYLVQLTPLSWIIFGQAKGKKKTVANQTPEAPKN; this comes from the coding sequence ATGAGCTTGAAGCGCAAGTATATTGAAGAGATTGATCTGGTTCGTGGCTTAGCGATATTAGGTGTTCTTTTCGTTCATGCAACGTCCTTTCCGATGGTAGAATTGGCGGAGCATTCTAGAGCGTACCCCCTCTACCTCATCCTAAATAAGTTTGGGAAGCTGGGAACGCCTACGTTTATTTTTCTAAGCAGCCTTGTTCTCTTTTATACGTATTATCATCGGACGCTCAACAGAGAGCGCCTGCAGCATTTCTATTCACAGCGGCTGAGCTTTATTATTGTCCCTTATTTGCTGTGGTCGGTTGCGTTTTACATGCTTCGTTTAACAGGTGGTTTTGAAAACATGGACGGGGTGCAGAACTTCGATTGGTCTCGCTTTTTGGGGCATGATCTATTATGGGGGAAAGCACACGCTCATTTGTACTTTGTTATTATTAGCATTCAATTTTATATTATATTCCCATTACTATTACTGCTGCTACAAAAGCAAAAAGGCTTGGTTAAGTGGATTTTCTTAATCGGCTTTTTAGGGCAATGGGGCTTCTTCTTCTATAACAACCTAGCTGAGGTTAAAGTGACATACAAAGGCAGTATAGCGTTATCCTATCTGAGTTATTATACGCTCGGTGCTTTTGTTGGGGTTTACTATGAATCGGTGACAGCGTGGTTAAAGAAGAAGGCTAAGCTAATGGTTCCTATTGTGACCCTTGCTTGGCTAGCTAGCGGAGCGTTTCATGCTTATATCCACTATCCGGCGTATAAGTACGGAGATTGGTTTAATTCACGATGGTATGAGTTTGGCTGGAATATGTACACACTGATTTCGGTCCTGATGCTCTATTACGTCGCTTTGTGGTTTATTCATAAAGCTCCAAGACTATGGAGAAGTGTATTGGCTAAGCTAGGCCTAGTTTCCTTTGGAATCTATCTGATCCATCCGATGGTCTTATACTTCTGGAGAAAATATGTAGAAGCGTCTGAAATACCGATTGTGTTTCATCTACAAATCTTGGGTGCCTGGTCGGCTGCATTATTTGTTTCCTGGCTCATCGTCTATCTCGTTCAACTGACTCCTCTTTCTTGGATTATCTTTGGACAGGCGAAGGGTAAAAAGAAGACGGTAGCGAACCAGACCCCGGAGGCTCCAAAAAATTAA